The DNA segment CGGCGGCGATGAACGCCGAGTCGAACGGTTCGCCGCAGGCGGGACAGCCTGTCGCGCCGACCTCGACCTCGACATAGTCCATGTTCTTCTGATTCAATCGCTTGCCGGCCTCGCTCACGGCGACGCCGATTGCATCGTCGATGTCTTCGACGTCGCGGACGAGCCACGCGGCTTCCATCGCAACGAGATAGTTGCTCATACCTACCAGTCGGTTCGCGTAGTTTCGTGCTTTTTGGTTTCGTCCCGCCGCGTTTGCCGCGTCGACGTGGGTTTCGGTGACGTCGTGCAACCACCGAGTTCGGACGCGGCCGGTTCCGGCACGGCGACACCGCCGGCCCACCGGTCGCGCTCGGAGCGCGCACGTAATTCCGATAATGCTCATAACTTATGCCTACGCCGAGCGTCGCCAAACCCCGGTATACGACTGCGCGGCGCGCCACCTCTACGAGATTGGACGTAACGCAAACCGAGTTGAATCGATAGACGGCGCCGGGGTGAATCAGTCGGATAAACCGTTATGAATAATATCTGCACGAAAACGTTTTATGTAGGCTCGGCCGACCGCCGGATGAGGTACGACCGTCCGATGTACACGCGGATCCACAACGCAATCGTGTTCGCCCTGTATCAGACGAGCGTCGCCGCCAGCATCCTGCTGCTCCCGCTGGCGGTGCTCGCCCGACAGATCGGCGTCCCGCTCCCCGCCCACAGAATCGTAGACCGACTCGCCCGTGCGTACGACGCGGCCGCCTGAGGCGTCCGAGCGAATCCGAGAGGAGAACCGCTTTTCGCGCCAGACCGTCCAGACCAAGCGCTCGCTGAACTTCCCGACTGTCTCGCCGGAGACGCCCCGCGAGCGGCCCGTCGCTGAAAAGGGACTTCGTCCACCGGAAAGGTTGGTTTTATCAGTGCTGACGGACTACTGTCTGGCAATGCGTAATCCGATGCACGGTTCCGAGTTCTCGCAGAACGCGTCGCGTCTCGCAGCCGACCAGAACCCCTACGAGCCGGAGCTCGGCTCGATGCCGGACCGCTCGGGTTCGGTCGACATGGAGGACGTCCAGCAGCTCAAGACCGGGACGACCACCGTCGGCCTGACGACGAACGACGGCGTCGTGATGGCGACCGACCAGCGCGCCAGCCTCGGCAACATGGTTTCGAGCAAGACCGCCCAGAAGGTCGAGCAGGTCCACCCGCAGGGCGCGCTCACCATCGCCGGGTCGGTTTCGGCCGCCCAGTCTCTCATCCGCACGCTCAAGGTCGAGGGTAACCTCTACGAAACCCGCCGCGGCGAGGACATGAGCATGCAGGCGCTCTCGACGCTCACCAGCAACCTCCTGCGCTCGGGCGCGTTCCTCATCGTCGTCCCCATCCTCGGCGGCGTCGACGACGAGGGCGGCCACGTCTACTCCTTCGACGCGCTCGGCGGCGTGACCGAGGAAACCTACACCGTCTCCGGTTCGGGTTCGCAGTTCGCGCTCGGCGTTCTCGAACAGGACTACCACGAGGACCTCAGCCAGGACGAGGCCCGCGAGGTCGCGGTGCGCTGTATCAAGAGCGCGACCGAGCGCGACACCGCCTCCGGCAACGGCATGTGGCTCGCCGAAATCGACGCCGAGGGCGTCGAGATCTCGAACTACGAGAACTACGACGACGCGCTGTAGGAGTCCTCTCTTCCCTCTCTGCGGATTCCGTTCGGAGTCTTTCGAGAGCCGGCGGCATTCGCATCACGCCGGGAGTCCCGTTCGCGGCCCGGGCTTCTCGGCGCGACCGTTCCACCCTCCGCCGCGTCTGAAGAAATCGGGGGTCCCCGCCCGCCCGCGGTTGAACTACCGAAATATTTATATTTTCTCGCCGGAACGTTCGGTTGCAGTGCTGGTCGCGTGCCAGTAACTGTCACCCCCTGGGCTCACCACCCACCATTACCACCCCCCGAGGCTCCGATTTTTCGTCGGGGCCTCCCCACCCACCTACCCGCCGAGTCGCATCGCCGACGGCGATGCGACTCGGCGGACGGTCGGACGGTTCCGTCGTCGAAAAACGGTCGCGTGGCCGAGCGCTCGCCGTCGTCACTCGCGTTCCATCTCGGTGCCGCCCCGGCCCACCCAGTCGGCGAAAGTCCCGTCGATGAGCGTCATCGACTGGTGGTCGATGTACGCCCGCTGCATGCCGTAGACCGCCTCCTCGAAGTCCATCCCGTCGTCCAGCCGATTTCGGACCTGCTCGCGCTTCCAACTCGCGGGGGTGAGGCCGTGGCGGGCGCGCTGGCGGAGCGGCCAGAGGTATTTGGCGGCCTCTTCGTCGCTCAACCCCCGGGCCTGGAGGCCGTCCTTCGCGTAGGCGAACAGGTCGGCGTAGAGTTTCTCGCGGTCGGTCGTCTCCTCGCCCGCGTTGGTAATCCAGTAGATGTCGGCGTCGAGGCCGTCCTCCATCGCGGCGTAGAAGTTGTCCTTGGCGACCACCCAGTCGAGGTGGCGGACCGGGTGCTCGTGGCGGAAGGTCGCCTCGAGCAGGCCCGCGAACGCCGCCTGGAACGCGATGGAGTCCCGGACCGTGGGCTGGGCCGCGATGGGTCGGAACTCGATGCGAGCGTTCGCGGACGACTCGGTGGCCCCGCCGAACACCGGCCGAACCCACCGCCAGTAGGTGCCGTGTTTCATCCGGAAGTTGGCGAACTGGTCGTCGAAGCGGTCGGTCGTGGCGACGGGCATCGGGACGAGCGTGCGGTCCTCGACCACGTCCCGGATGGCGTCCTCGACCGACTCGATGTCCTCGGGGAACCGGACCTTGCCCGGCGCGTCGGCGTCGTGGTTCAGCACCGACTCGAACACCGAGATGCGGTGTTCGTCGTAGCCGTCGTCGAGGATGGCCTCGGGGTCGGCGTCGTCGTCGTAGAGGTCCGGTGGGAAGAACGGGGAGTTGACTCCGAGCGCGAGTAGGGGCGCCGCGATGCGGACGGCGTAGGTGAAGTACGTCGGCAGGTCGCGGGCGTGGGGCACCTGGTAGTGGGGCTGGATGGAGGTGATGAGGCTCTCGGGTAACACCGTGTCGTCCTGGAGGTGGACGTGCGGGGCGTCGAGCGCCATCCGGGCCTGCGCGTCGGTGTTGGCCATCGCGTGGTAGCGCACCGAGTCGCTCATGTTCGAGGCGATCTTCACCCCGCGGTCCTCGACGCTGTCGGTGAGGTAGTGGTGGGCCGTCTCGCCCTCCGGCGGGATGGTCCAGAGCGCGTCGCTGACCAGCCGCATCCCCTCCGCGCCGGTCCGGTCCTCGGCCGCCGACAGCCTGGCCTTGACCTCCGACTCCTGGGCCGCCAGTCCGTGGGAGTTCAGCGGCTGGGGACTGGTCGACATCTCGGCGTTGTGGAGGCCGAGTTCCTTCTCGAAGCCGATGAGTTCGAGCAGTCGCCGCGGCACCCGAGTCAGCGCGGCGGTTTCGGCGTCGACGGCGTAGAACTCGTACTCGAAGCCGATGATGGCCTGGGGGTTGTCGAACGTCCCCGCCTCTACTTCCTCGACGATGACCTCGGCGTCGGCCTCGACGCTGGCCTGGAACTCCTCGGGGTCCACGTCGAGGACCTCCGTCACCGCCGCGGCGAGGTCGGACTCTGGCATAGGGGCTACTCGTCTCGGAATCGCCTTGAATCCACGGGCTACGGTTCCGACGCGGGGTCGGGGTTTCGGGACTCTGCGGCGTCGGAGGACGCCGGGGAGTCCGGGCCGAGCCTCGCCGCGACCCGGAATGCACCCGCGTCGAAGAGCGCGAACAGGCTCCCGACGACGGCCCCGACGAGGAACGCCAACAGCGAGGCCACCGCGGCCGCGAAGACGAAGAACGCGACCGTGTCGGCCTCCATACGAGCGAGGTCCCGGAGTCGAACCCGGGGGACGAGAGCGACGACGACGATGGCCCAGAGGAAGCAGACGCCGTCGACGCCGCCCCACTTCATCCCCGCGCCGAACATCTCGGAAAGCGCCGGTTTCGCGTCTGCGTCCGTCTCCGCGCCCCCGTCCGACCCTGCGCCGGCCACTTCTGCGAGCGTGCAACGAGTCGTCCACCACGTCGCGGCCCACAGCAGGACGTAGAGCGCGAGGCCGACGAGCGTCGACAGGCCCCCGAGCAGTTCGCCGAGCGCGCCGGCGAGGTACAGCGCCGCAACCAGCGCGGCGACGAACGCGGCGGTGTGGAACGTCGCCAGCGTCCAGACGACGAGGGGGTCGTCGGCGCCCGCGAACGCACCCTCCGCGTCGGCGGAGGGCGCGTTCGCATCCAAATCCACCTCCTCAGCCATGGGCGAGCACCTCCGCCAGCGCCACAAGCACCGCGAACGCCAGCGCCGTCGCGCCGTAGCTCCGCCGGAGGCGCCGCCGGCCCGCGCGGCCGAGTTCGTCGGCGCGGCGGTAGCGGTGGACGACCAGCGTCCGGACGAGCGAGAGCGCGAGCACCGCCAGCACGAGCGCCAGTTTCGCGACGAACGCGGTCCCCCACGGCGTCTCCGTCCCCGGGACGTAGGGCGCGAGGCTCCCGAGGTTGCCGACGCCGGTCATCACGAGGACGCCGGTCGCGGCCCAGAACAGTCGCTCGTAGCCCGCCGCGACGGCGAGCGCGGGGACGCCCGTGCTCGCCGTCGCGACCTCGCTCGCATCTCCCGTCCCGGACTCGCTCTCGCCGACCGGCGCCGTGTCGAATCCCGTCGTCCGGAACAGCCACCACGCCAGGGTCGCACCGCCGAGCGCCAGCGCCGCGCCGAGCAGGTGGAGCCAGCGAATCGCCAGCACGCTACTCCCACCCCGCGTTCGTGCCGGACTGTCGACCGGAGTCGCCCGAGGCGGCCGCGAAGTCTCCCGAGTTCGCGGCCGCCATGTCGGCGACGAACTCGGTCGTGGCGAACGCCAGCGCCAGCGCGACGGGGGCGGTCAGCGCCGTGCCGACCACGACGCCGACCGCGCCGAGGTTGACCACGACCGGAGTGACGACCGCGGAGACGACCGCGCCGAACACCAGGTATCCCAGCGCGAACGAGAAGTACGGCCCGCCCGAAAGCGCCCAGTCGAGACTGCGCGAGAGCGCCGCCGCGAGGCCGGCACCCTCCACTACCACCAGGTACGGCGTCGCGTAGAAGCAGTACGCCGCGACGAAGTACAGCGGAATCGCCAGCAGGACGAGCGGTCCCGCGGCGAGTCCCAGGCCGACCAGCGCGAACGTCGGCGCCGAAATCAGCGCCTGCCACCCTAGCACCGGCAGGAAGTACCGCCGGACGTTGCCGACGAAGTCGTACTCGTTGACGCGGAGGAGGTCGGCGACGCTCCCGAGGTAGCCCGCGACGAGCGCCGCGTTGACGACCAGAAACACCGGAAACAGCCACAGCGGCGACGAGACGTGGACTCCGGGCCCCTGGTTTGGTAGGCTTACGAACGTCCAGAGGTCGGCCACCGTCATCGGGAACGGGAACTTGACGCCGAAGTGGCCGCCCTCGAACGCCGCGACCCGCCGGATGGCGTCGACGTTCAGCACGCTCGAAAGCACGGGGACGGCCGCCAGCGGCAGGTGGTCGCTCGCGCGCTCCCACCCGGCCCCCAACCGGGCGGTGAACGACCGCCCGGTGCTCCTGGCGTCTCCGGAGGAATTCGGAGTGTCGGTCGGCGCGGTGGAGGCGTCGTCGGGGGACTCGGAGACGTCGTCGGGAGCGTCCGGCGCATCGTCGGTCGAATCGTCTGGAGAGTCCTCGGGGGCGTCGTCTGGCGGGGAGGGCATCGTCCGTCCGTGCGTCCGGCCGCAGAATAAATCTTCCCGAGGCGACACGTCGGACGGGGAGTCGGTCGGTTTATCTGGGGCTACCGACTACCCTCGCTCGATGGAGTTCGGGGAGTTCGCCGACGCGGCGGCCGAAATCGAGGAACTGAGCGCCGACACGGAGATAATCGAGCGCGTGACCGAACTGCTGTCGCGCGCCGACGCCGAGAGCGACGGCGCCGCGGGCGAGGACAGCGCGACCGACGAACTCCCAGTGCTCGCGCGGTTCGTCCAGGGCCGAGTGTTCCCCGCCTGGTCGTCGACGACGCTCGACATCGGGCCGAACTACTGCTACGAGGCCATCGCGCGGGCGGCCGGGACGAACGTCTCGGCGGCCGACGTCGAGTCCCGACTCGCAGAGGTCGGCGACATCGGCGAGGTGGCCGCGGGCTACGACTTCGGCGGCCAGCAGGGGCTGGCGGCGTTCGGTTCGGGCGGCGGGAGCGAGGACCTCACGGTCGCCGAAGTCGCCGAGGAACTGGCGACGCTCGCCGCCGCCGAGGGGTCGGGGAGCCAGGACAAGAAGATAGACCTGCTGTTCGCGCTGTTCAACCGCGCGAGTTCGCGGGAGGCGCGCTACCTCGCTCGACTCGTGCTCTCGGAGATGCGCATCGGCGTCGGCGAGGGCACCGTCAGGGACGCCATCGCGGCCGCCTTCGACGTGCCGGTCGAGTCGGTCGAGCGCGCCCTCCAGGTGTCGAACGACTACGGCGAGGTCGCCCGCGTCGCGCGCGACGCGGGCGAGGCCGGCCTCGACGAGATGGACCTCGAAGTCGGTCGGCCGGTCCAGGCGATGCTCGCGCAAGCCGGCACCGTGAGCGATGCGCTCGACGATTGGGAGGAGACTGCGGTGGAGTGGAAGTTCGACGGTGCGCGCGTCCAACTCCACTACGACCCCGACGGACTCGCCCGCTCGGCCGACGACGACGCGTCGTCGTCGGCCGAGCGCACGGTCGCGGTCTTCTCGCGCAACATGGAGGACGTGACCGACGCGCTCCCCGAGGTCGTCGAGTACGTCGAGGAGCACCTCGACGTGCCGGCCATCCTCGACGGCGAGGTGGTCGCCACCGACGACGACGGCGACCCCCTGCCGTTCCAGGAGGTGCTGCGACGGTTCCGCCGGAAGCACGACGTCGCCCGCGCCCGCGAGGCGGTCGAACTCGACCTGTTCGCGTTCGACTGCCTCCACGCCGACGGCGACGACCTGCTCCGCGCACCCCTCACGGAGCGCCACGACCGCCTCGAAGACGTCCTCTCGGGAGGCGTGTCGGCGCTGTGGGTTTCCGACGACCCCGACCAAATCGCCGAGATAGAGGAAAACGCCCTCGACGCGGGCCACGAGGGCATCATGCTCAAGAATCCCGACTCGACGTACTCGCCGGGCCGCCGCGGGAAGAACTGGCTCAAGCGCAAGCCCGACGTCGAGACGCTGGACCTCGTGGTCACGGGCGCCGAGTGGGGCGAGGGCCGGCGGGCGAGCTTTCTAGGAACCTTCCTGCTGTCGGCTCGAACCGACGACGGCGACTTCGAGACGCTCGGAAAGGTCGCCACCGGCATCACCGACGAGGAACTCGCGGAGTTGACCGAACTGCTCGAACCGCACATCCGGACGCAGGACGGCCAGGACGTCGAGATTGCTCCCGAGGTCGTCTTCGAGGTCGGCTACGAGGAGATCCAGGAGTCGCCGACCTACTCGTCGGGCTACGCGCTCCGGTTCCCCCGGTTCCTCGGCGTTCGCGACGACAAGACGCCCGAGAGCGCCGATTCGCTTTCGCGAGTCGAGCGACTCGCAGACGCCCAGTAACGCGAATCTATTTCTGTCGGCGAGCGAAACAGTCTCGGGTGACAGGAGACGGTGTCGCAATCGAACGCGGGCGGTCCTCCACCCCGGCCAGCGCGCCGTCGAAGTGGCGATTCCTCGTGGTCCTCCCCGCGCTGGAACTACCGGTCGCCGTCCTCGCACTTCTGTCGTCCGCGGCGGTCGGGCCGTCTCACGCCGTCACGGCCTCGCTCGCTATCTTCCTCATGTACGCGACGCCGGTCGTCGGCCCGCTGTCGTTCGCCGGTCTGTACCTCGACGGTTCGCGCCGAACTGCCACCAGCGGTCGCCGCGAGCGCGGCGACCGCTGGTGGCTCTACGCCCTCGTCGCGCTCGCGTTCGCGGCCGTCCTCACCTACCACGCCTCCGGCGGCACCGAAGGCAACGCCGCACTGTTCGGCCTCTGGGAACCCTCGGTCGCGCTCGCGCTGGCGATGGTCCCGGTCGGCGTTGCGAACTTCCTCCGTCGCTACGCGTTCTGATTCGGATCGGACGGCGCTCGCGGGTTCGCCGACTCCCGACCTTCGACTCGCCGAGTGCCGACCTGCAGGCCCGCCAGGTGCCCGACGTCCGTCACCTGGCCGCGAAGGTTCAAATAGGAGAACGGGACCAACCCAGGACGTGACCTGAGCGGTCCCCGGAGCGGGACGCGGTCGCGCGGTGCGCGCCGCTTCGGGGTGACAGACCCTCGCGAGGACGCGCACCGCCTGTTAGCCCTCTCGACCGCCGTTCCGGAGCAACTGCGTCGAAGGCAGACGACTTTCGAGGCCATTTTTCGAGACGTCCGAAGCCGAACCGTTTAGGCCGCTTCCCCACCAACGCCCGGCCATGACGATTCGCCACGACGGACTCCTCGTCGACTGGCTCGGCTACGCGACGCTCCGCATCGAAGCGCCCGGCGGTCCCGTGGTCTACCTTGACCCAGGGCGCTACGGCGTCCTGACCGGCGAGTGGCGCCCCGACAGCGCCGACGCGACCCACCCCGAAGCCCGCGACTACCGGCCAGAAGACGGCGATTTGGTGCTGGTCACCCACGACCACCACTACGATTCGGACGGCATCGAGCGCGTGGCGGCAGACGACGCCACGGTCGTCGTCTACGACGCGGTCTACCCGAAGGGAATCGACCGCGACGTCAAGGACCTCGGCGACCTCCCCTACGAGGTGGTCAAGGTGAGCGACGGGACCGACCGGATGTTCGGCGACGTCATCGTCCGAACCGTCGAGGCCTACAACGAACCGGACGGTCCGCACACCCGCGAGAACGGCGAACCGTTCCACCCCGAGGGCTCGGGCACGGGGTACATCGTCACCGTGGACGGGACCGACGTCTTCTGGCCGGGTGACTCCGACGCGCTCGACGGCCACGCCGCGCTCGACGTCTCGCTGTTCTGTCCGCCCATCGGTGGGTCGTTCACGATGGACCGCCGCGAGGCCGCCGACCTGGCCGAGGCGATGGACCCGGACCTCGTGTTGCCGATTCACTACGACACGTTCGAGGCGCTCGAAACCGACTCGGCCGCGTTCGCGTCCGACGTGGCGTCCCGCGGCGTCCCCGTGGTGCTCGACGAGCGCGAGTAGTCGACCCCAACCTCTTTTCCGCTCTCCGTCGTTCCGTCGACCATGGGACGCGAACGGGGCCTCCTCCGGACCGAGACGGGCGAGTACCCGTTCGTGAAGTTCGGCGACGGCGAGCGTCCGCTGGTGATCTTCGCCGGCCTGAGCGACGCGTTCCAGCCGGAACGCCCCGCGCCGTTCTTCGCGCTGCTGCTCGAACGCTACTACTATCGGCTCTTCACCGACGAACACACCCTCTACGTCGTCGGTCGAAGACGGCGACTCCCCTACGGGACGACGACCCGCGACATGGCCGGCGAGTACGCCGACGTGCTCTCGAATCTCGACCTCGGTCCGGCGGACGTGCTGGGCGTCTCGCTCGGTGGTTTGATCGCCCAGCACCTCGCGGCCGACCACCCTGGTCTGGTCCGGCGACTCGTCCTGGGCGTCTCGGGCGCGCGCGTCGGCGTCGCGGGCCGCCGGACGCTCGAACGCTGGCGCGAGTGGGCCGACCGCGGGTGGTGGTTCGACGCCTACCTCGACGCGATTCCGGTGACCTACACCGGCTACCGTCGGTGGCTCTACCCGCCGTTGATTCGGACGGTCGGTCGACCGTTGCTCTCGGAACCCGCGGCGGTTTCCGACGTCGCCGTCTCCTGCCAGGCGTGTCTCGACCACGACTCGAGCGACCGCCTCGGCGAAATCGAGGCGCCGACGCTCGTGATCGGCGGCACCGAGGACCACTTCTTCCCCGAGGCGACCCTGCGAGGGACCGCCGAGGCGATTCCGAACGCGCGTCTCGAACTCATCGAGGGGACGGGCCACGGCGCGTTCGAGGAGCGAAAGCGGGCGTTCGACCGGACCGTGAAGGTGTTCCTCGACGATAGCGCGTAGTCCACGCGAGCGGGTCGGGCGTCGACGACGCCCGACCCGCCCGACACTGCGCTCTACCGCGTCCGCGCCGCCCGCTTCGAGAACCGGTTAGATTATTTACCCGTGCGTCCGAATCGACGTCCAAGATGCGTTTCGAAAGTCCCGGCGTCGAACCCCCTGCGGAGTGGCCCTACGCCACGGAGGCGACGGTCTGCGCCGCCTGCGGTCGGGCGAGCGACCGCCACCTCGTCGTCGATTCGCTGGGACTCGTCTGGGGCGCGGCGACTCGCGGTGGCCTCGCGCCGAGCGAGGTCGGTGAGTACGTCGGCACGTTGGAGTTTCGGTGCTGTACCGACTGCTGGACCGATGCGGGCGTCGCCGCGCTCGACGGTGCTCGGACGCTCCTCGCCCGGGAAACCCGCGCCGAGGACGGCCGACCGTTCGCGCTCGACGCGCGGAAGGTCGCGGCCGCCGCACGACTCGACGCGCAGAAGGTCGCGGTCGCCGACCTCTGGCCGCTCGGTCGGACCGGTCCCGAACTCGAACACGTCAGGGCGCAGGACGCAGCGGTCGAGGACCTGTTGGCGTCGCTGTCCGGGGAGTGACGCGCCGCGTCGGCGAACCGCCGGACCGGCGCCGACGCAGGGTCGGCCGTCACTCGGCGTCGATCATCACTTCGGTCGCCTTGACGACCGCGTTCACCTCGTCGCCCTCCTCGATGCCGAGTCGGTCGACCGAGTTCGCGGTGATGACCGCGGTCACCCGCTGGCCGCCGTCGGTTTCGACCGCGACCTCGGCCATCAGTCCCTCGGTTTCGACCGATTGGACCGTTCCCGCGAGCCTGTTGCGTGCACTGAGCGTCATGCGAACCGGCTACGACGTTCCGCGTGTTAAGCGTTCGAGCCGAGAATCGCGCGGACGATACGTCGCCGATGCTACACAACCTTCTTGTTACCGCGACGACGATTTCTCGTATGGCAACCCGCGATACGCCGAACTTCTGTTCGCAATGCGGCGACGCCCTATCGCCGGGAGACGCCTTCTGCTCGCAGTGCGGGGCCGGCGTCGACGACGACTTGGGACGGTCTGGGTCGCGCGCCACCGCCGGCGCGAGCGCCGGCGGTGGCGCGTCCACGCGGTCGGCCCGCTCCGGGCCGCGGTCGGACTTCCGCCGCCGGGTCGAGGACCTCACCGTCGAAGGCTGGGACGTGAAACACGACTACGGCGACCGCGTGGTGATGATAAACCGCGGCTTCGGTTCGATACCGGTCCACCTGCTCCTGCTGGTGT comes from the Halorussus vallis genome and includes:
- a CDS encoding alpha/beta fold hydrolase, with amino-acid sequence MGRERGLLRTETGEYPFVKFGDGERPLVIFAGLSDAFQPERPAPFFALLLERYYYRLFTDEHTLYVVGRRRRLPYGTTTRDMAGEYADVLSNLDLGPADVLGVSLGGLIAQHLAADHPGLVRRLVLGVSGARVGVAGRRTLERWREWADRGWWFDAYLDAIPVTYTGYRRWLYPPLIRTVGRPLLSEPAAVSDVAVSCQACLDHDSSDRLGEIEAPTLVIGGTEDHFFPEATLRGTAEAIPNARLELIEGTGHGAFEERKRAFDRTVKVFLDDSA
- the ligA gene encoding ATP-dependent DNA ligase LigA; the protein is MEFGEFADAAAEIEELSADTEIIERVTELLSRADAESDGAAGEDSATDELPVLARFVQGRVFPAWSSTTLDIGPNYCYEAIARAAGTNVSAADVESRLAEVGDIGEVAAGYDFGGQQGLAAFGSGGGSEDLTVAEVAEELATLAAAEGSGSQDKKIDLLFALFNRASSREARYLARLVLSEMRIGVGEGTVRDAIAAAFDVPVESVERALQVSNDYGEVARVARDAGEAGLDEMDLEVGRPVQAMLAQAGTVSDALDDWEETAVEWKFDGARVQLHYDPDGLARSADDDASSSAERTVAVFSRNMEDVTDALPEVVEYVEEHLDVPAILDGEVVATDDDGDPLPFQEVLRRFRRKHDVARAREAVELDLFAFDCLHADGDDLLRAPLTERHDRLEDVLSGGVSALWVSDDPDQIAEIEENALDAGHEGIMLKNPDSTYSPGRRGKNWLKRKPDVETLDLVVTGAEWGEGRRASFLGTFLLSARTDDGDFETLGKVATGITDEELAELTELLEPHIRTQDGQDVEIAPEVVFEVGYEEIQESPTYSSGYALRFPRFLGVRDDKTPESADSLSRVERLADAQ
- a CDS encoding MBL fold metallo-hydrolase produces the protein MTIRHDGLLVDWLGYATLRIEAPGGPVVYLDPGRYGVLTGEWRPDSADATHPEARDYRPEDGDLVLVTHDHHYDSDGIERVAADDATVVVYDAVYPKGIDRDVKDLGDLPYEVVKVSDGTDRMFGDVIVRTVEAYNEPDGPHTRENGEPFHPEGSGTGYIVTVDGTDVFWPGDSDALDGHAALDVSLFCPPIGGSFTMDRREAADLAEAMDPDLVLPIHYDTFEALETDSAAFASDVASRGVPVVLDERE
- the psmB gene encoding archaeal proteasome endopeptidase complex subunit beta, whose protein sequence is MRNPMHGSEFSQNASRLAADQNPYEPELGSMPDRSGSVDMEDVQQLKTGTTTVGLTTNDGVVMATDQRASLGNMVSSKTAQKVEQVHPQGALTIAGSVSAAQSLIRTLKVEGNLYETRRGEDMSMQALSTLTSNLLRSGAFLIVVPILGGVDDEGGHVYSFDALGGVTEETYTVSGSGSQFALGVLEQDYHEDLSQDEAREVAVRCIKSATERDTASGNGMWLAEIDAEGVEISNYENYDDAL
- a CDS encoding TOBE domain-containing protein; this translates as MTLSARNRLAGTVQSVETEGLMAEVAVETDGGQRVTAVITANSVDRLGIEEGDEVNAVVKATEVMIDAE
- a CDS encoding CopD family protein produces the protein MLAIRWLHLLGAALALGGATLAWWLFRTTGFDTAPVGESESGTGDASEVATASTGVPALAVAAGYERLFWAATGVLVMTGVGNLGSLAPYVPGTETPWGTAFVAKLALVLAVLALSLVRTLVVHRYRRADELGRAGRRRLRRSYGATALAFAVLVALAEVLAHG
- a CDS encoding DUF555 domain-containing protein; this encodes MSNYLVAMEAAWLVRDVEDIDDAIGVAVSEAGKRLNQKNMDYVEVEVGATGCPACGEPFDSAFIAAGTALVGLLLEMKVFNAEGEEHAQRIAKSEIGGALRDVPLDVVETLEYAEDEEIEFGSEE